A single region of the Gemmatimonadaceae bacterium genome encodes:
- the lptC gene encoding LPS export ABC transporter periplasmic protein LptC: protein MELIVAAILFAAGVLIGCDDKAQPPVVGGSPLVDSADQVGFKVRFKLNDQGLSRAELEADTAFFFDDNTRVELRNIGLTFFTTTGARDAYLTSRRGTYLSRTGNMTARDSVVVVTEEGRRLESQELKYDQVANEISSDSAFVMTEPGRSVAGIGFRSDPNMQNVRILKTRSGTTGTILLPDQ, encoded by the coding sequence ATGGAACTCATCGTTGCAGCAATACTGTTTGCCGCCGGCGTGCTTATCGGTTGTGACGACAAGGCGCAGCCGCCTGTGGTCGGCGGGTCGCCGCTTGTCGACTCCGCTGACCAGGTGGGATTCAAGGTTCGGTTCAAGCTGAACGATCAGGGCTTGTCACGGGCCGAGCTCGAGGCCGACACGGCCTTTTTCTTCGACGACAACACGCGGGTAGAGCTTCGCAATATCGGCCTGACGTTCTTCACTACCACCGGAGCTCGCGACGCCTATCTCACATCGCGGCGGGGAACGTACCTGAGCCGCACAGGAAACATGACCGCGCGGGACAGCGTCGTCGTCGTCACCGAGGAGGGCCGTCGCCTCGAGAGTCAGGAGCTCAAGTACGATCAGGTGGCCAATGAGATCTCGAGCGACAGCGCCTTCGTGATGACTGAGCCCGGCCGAAGCGTGGCAGGAATCGGCTTTCGATCCGATCCAAACATGCAGAACGTCCGTATCCTGAAGACGAGGAGCGGGACGACCGGCACTATCCTGCTTCCTGATCAGTGA
- the lptB gene encoding LPS export ABC transporter ATP-binding protein, which yields MREIIRQLSGDERSIAIALGAIIHEADTSGSAPFNAVVIRYRDDYLRALRTEGRDAEREAGRLGLDEVRNYFASSIVPRLIGDGALLPPAPDPEDPDARLRLSEALWRDVGPNKLEVAEGFLHVGEEASTDPLRQQRPAPKGSILEAKGLVKSYRRRAVVNNVDLRLQQGEIVGLLGPNGAGKTTTFYMIVGLIEPERGRIVLDDKDITDMPMYQRARHGIGYLSQEPSVFRKLSVEDNILAILETLPLTKAERQRRLEKLLDELGIKRLRKNKAYSLSGGERRRLEITRALVTDPKFMMLDEPFAGVDPIAVHDIQTIVAGLRHRGIGVVISDHNVEQTLDIVDRAYIMFDGQVKVSGTVRDLVFDDTVADIYLGPTLTARLRDRFSHLTVAGAAS from the coding sequence GTGCGCGAGATCATACGGCAGCTCTCGGGTGATGAGCGCTCGATCGCCATCGCCCTCGGTGCAATTATTCACGAGGCCGACACGTCCGGCTCAGCGCCTTTCAACGCTGTGGTCATTCGGTACCGCGACGACTACCTCCGTGCGCTTCGCACCGAAGGCAGGGACGCCGAGCGCGAGGCGGGACGCCTTGGCCTCGATGAAGTGCGTAACTACTTCGCGAGCTCGATCGTTCCGCGCCTCATCGGCGACGGCGCGCTCCTGCCGCCGGCCCCAGACCCGGAGGACCCGGATGCACGACTTCGGCTCTCGGAAGCCCTATGGCGCGACGTAGGCCCCAACAAGCTCGAGGTCGCCGAAGGTTTTCTGCATGTAGGTGAGGAGGCGTCCACCGATCCGCTGCGGCAGCAGCGGCCCGCCCCGAAAGGGAGCATTCTCGAGGCTAAGGGGCTGGTGAAGTCATACCGCCGACGGGCGGTAGTCAACAATGTCGATCTCAGGCTTCAACAGGGCGAGATCGTGGGACTGCTCGGACCGAACGGAGCAGGCAAAACGACTACGTTCTACATGATCGTGGGGTTGATCGAGCCCGAGAGGGGACGCATTGTGCTCGATGACAAAGACATTACCGACATGCCGATGTATCAGCGGGCGCGTCACGGAATCGGCTATCTATCGCAGGAGCCGTCAGTCTTCCGCAAGTTATCCGTCGAGGACAACATTCTGGCGATACTGGAGACGCTGCCGCTTACGAAAGCCGAGCGGCAACGACGGCTGGAGAAGCTGCTGGACGAGCTCGGCATCAAGCGGTTGCGGAAGAACAAGGCTTACTCGCTCTCCGGGGGGGAGCGGCGGAGGCTCGAGATCACCCGTGCTCTTGTGACCGACCCGAAATTCATGATGCTCGACGAGCCGTTCGCCGGTGTTGACCCAATCGCGGTACATGACATCCAGACTATTGTCGCAGGCCTTCGGCACCGGGGAATCGGAGTTGTCATCAGCGACCACAACGTCGAGCAGACACTCGACATCGTCGACCGCGCGTATATCATGTTCGACGGTCAGGTAAAGGTTTCAGGAACAGTGCGCGATCTCGTATTCGACGACACTGTGGCCGACATCTATCTAGGCCCGACGCTGACCGCGCGTCTGCGTGACCGGTTCTCGCATTTGACCGTCGCCGGAGCAGCCTCGTGA
- the rpoN gene encoding RNA polymerase factor sigma-54, with translation MKPGISQTTQLRQELKINPRLYQAMDLLYMPLLDLQQHLKQELLNNPFLDLVEEEEEEEEQTETENVEETEEEKRGEEIDWEEILLDGFDTAGGRREEHEEREYFEPVTVATRDLSDHLRDQVSLLELDPRQMLLADEFIGNVGDDGYLASAVEEVVSSLNDVVTRAAEEAGRDTDDLPLYTIEEAEKMLATVQSLDPPGVAARTLQECLLLQLKEAGLQQSLPYRLVHDCFDELIAHRWSEISKRFGISAADVQGAADEIAKLDPKPGLRYSSGSDNYIIPDLIVDKIDGQYHVFLNDANLPRLKLSKTYQEIARDKKKFEGENKEFISNKLNSANWMIQAIEQRRQTMLKVMNYIVDRQREFFDKGVQHLKPLTLREVAEVINMHESTVSRVTNEKFVQTPRGVLPLKFFFSSGLATTDGEDVSARGIKAQLEKLVQEEDPKHPLTDQAIVNILRESGVQIARRTVAKYRDQLGVLSARMRKRV, from the coding sequence GTGAAGCCGGGAATCAGCCAGACGACGCAGCTCCGCCAGGAGCTCAAGATCAATCCACGCCTGTACCAGGCGATGGATCTTCTCTACATGCCTTTGCTCGACCTCCAGCAGCACCTCAAGCAGGAGCTGCTTAACAATCCGTTCCTCGACCTCGTGGAAGAGGAAGAAGAGGAAGAGGAGCAGACAGAGACTGAAAACGTCGAGGAGACCGAGGAAGAGAAGCGGGGCGAGGAAATCGATTGGGAGGAGATACTGCTCGACGGCTTCGACACCGCCGGGGGGAGAAGAGAAGAGCACGAGGAGCGGGAATACTTCGAGCCGGTGACGGTCGCGACGCGCGACCTGAGCGACCACCTCCGCGATCAGGTGAGCCTGCTCGAGCTCGATCCGCGCCAGATGCTGCTCGCCGACGAGTTCATCGGCAATGTCGGCGACGATGGTTATCTGGCGTCCGCTGTCGAGGAGGTTGTTTCCTCCCTCAACGATGTCGTTACGCGTGCCGCCGAAGAGGCTGGGCGAGACACCGACGATCTTCCGCTCTATACTATAGAAGAAGCCGAGAAGATGCTGGCAACCGTGCAGAGCCTCGACCCGCCCGGAGTTGCCGCCCGCACGCTGCAGGAATGTCTGTTGCTCCAGCTCAAGGAGGCCGGCCTCCAGCAGTCGCTGCCTTATCGTCTCGTGCACGACTGCTTCGACGAGCTCATCGCTCACCGCTGGAGTGAGATCTCGAAGCGTTTCGGCATCAGCGCCGCGGACGTCCAGGGCGCAGCCGACGAGATTGCCAAGCTCGATCCAAAGCCGGGCCTGCGTTACAGCAGCGGAAGCGACAATTACATCATCCCCGATCTCATCGTCGACAAGATCGACGGCCAGTACCACGTCTTCCTGAATGACGCGAACCTGCCGCGTCTCAAGCTCAGCAAGACCTATCAGGAGATTGCGCGGGACAAGAAGAAGTTCGAAGGCGAGAACAAGGAGTTCATCTCCAACAAGCTGAACTCCGCCAACTGGATGATTCAGGCAATCGAGCAGCGGCGCCAGACGATGCTGAAGGTGATGAACTACATCGTCGACAGACAGCGTGAGTTCTTCGACAAGGGAGTGCAGCACCTGAAGCCGCTCACTCTCCGCGAGGTGGCGGAAGTGATCAACATGCACGAGTCCACGGTAAGCCGGGTGACGAACGAGAAGTTCGTGCAGACTCCCAGGGGCGTCCTGCCGCTCAAGTTCTTCTTCTCCTCCGGGCTCGCGACAACTGATGGTGAAGACGTTTCAGCGCGCGGCATCAAGGCACAGCTAGAGAAGCTGGTCCAGGAAGAGGATCCAAAACATCCGCTGACCGATCAGGCGATAGTCAATATTCTCCGCGAGAGCGGCGTTCAGATCGCGCGCCGGACTGTGGCCAAGTATCGCGATCAGCTTGGCGTTCTTTCAGCAAGGATGCGCAAGCGCGTATGA
- a CDS encoding glycosyltransferase family 2 protein: protein MSILVPAKDEAENLPPFMEQAAAVFAQSPGMYEVVVVDDGSVDDTWEVLGSLQRQYPFLTAARHRYRRGIAEALRTGYLHSRGSVLVFYPADLQYKPEDIPRLVAPVLDGTSDMVTGFKEGQYEKAFVSGVYNRLSQRLFRVPVRDLNSVKAYRREVMEALPARPDWHRYMIVMAVAQGFTVSEVSVPLYPRYAGKSKFGIGRIPIGVLDMLAVWFELRFAKKPLLLFGMLGAALFVLGVLVGIAAVLWRIFAGEGFRPLLNLIETCLILGSVLFATGLIGELIAAQRAEMRELRARLEELAQGRDTLQKP, encoded by the coding sequence GTGAGCATCCTCGTCCCCGCCAAGGACGAGGCGGAGAATCTCCCGCCATTCATGGAGCAGGCAGCAGCGGTGTTTGCGCAAAGCCCCGGCATGTACGAGGTGGTCGTTGTCGACGATGGATCGGTCGACGATACCTGGGAGGTTCTCGGGTCGCTGCAGCGCCAGTATCCGTTTCTCACGGCCGCGCGCCACCGATACAGGCGCGGAATTGCCGAAGCCCTGCGCACCGGATATCTGCACTCCCGCGGTTCGGTGCTCGTTTTTTATCCGGCGGATCTCCAGTACAAGCCGGAGGATATTCCGCGGCTCGTGGCGCCTGTGCTCGACGGCACCTCCGACATGGTCACCGGCTTCAAGGAAGGGCAGTACGAGAAGGCATTCGTATCCGGCGTCTACAATCGTCTCAGCCAGCGCCTCTTTCGCGTTCCGGTTCGCGATCTGAATTCGGTGAAGGCCTACCGAAGGGAAGTAATGGAAGCTCTTCCGGCTCGGCCGGACTGGCACCGGTACATGATCGTGATGGCCGTAGCGCAGGGATTTACGGTTTCGGAGGTTTCCGTACCGCTGTACCCTCGCTATGCGGGCAAGTCGAAGTTCGGAATCGGAAGAATTCCGATCGGCGTGCTCGACATGCTGGCGGTATGGTTCGAGCTGCGGTTTGCCAAGAAGCCGCTGCTCCTCTTCGGCATGCTCGGCGCCGCGCTGTTCGTGCTCGGTGTCCTCGTGGGAATTGCTGCTGTGCTCTGGCGAATATTTGCAGGAGAAGGCTTCCGTCCGCTGCTCAATCTGATCGAGACGTGTCTCATCCTCGGGAGCGTGCTGTTTGCTACGGGATTGATCGGAGAGCTGATCGCGGCGCAGCGCGCGGAGATGCGCGAGCTTCGCGCTCGTCTGGAGGAATTGGCGCAGGGGCGCGACACGCTGCAAAAGCCATAG
- a CDS encoding glycosyltransferase: protein MNVLFLTHSFPRGYGDAPGSFLLRLAVALQKQSVNVHVVAPSAAGLSSSEALDGITIERFRYAPRRYEKLAYTGNMAQDVASSWSARFALVGFLGSDFVAAVRARRSFEPDVIHAHWWFPSGVIGSWLSKMSHRPLVTTLHGTDVRLARTVAISRPLFRHVLQHSSAVTTVSRWLGAEVKAMVPSVTPAIAPMPADTARYTPGGRREDARLLFIGRFTPQKGLDHLLRALSLMKQRAILDVVGNGGDSARYRALADELSVSDRVAWHGQLRTDQLAGLYRAATALVVPSIDEGLGLVAVEALLCETPVVAFQSGGLTDVIQDGRTGVLVPPGDSAALASALDDVIAEPERARTLGAAGRLYALSAFAPESAAQRYADIYKKVIDDQPA from the coding sequence GTGAACGTCCTTTTTCTGACGCACTCGTTCCCCAGAGGGTATGGGGATGCGCCGGGCTCGTTCCTGCTCCGGCTCGCTGTCGCGCTCCAGAAGCAATCAGTAAACGTCCACGTCGTTGCCCCATCGGCGGCCGGACTCTCGTCCTCGGAAGCGCTCGACGGAATCACAATCGAGCGCTTTCGCTATGCGCCACGCCGCTACGAGAAGCTCGCCTACACCGGGAACATGGCCCAGGACGTCGCATCCTCGTGGAGCGCGCGGTTCGCTCTGGTCGGGTTCCTCGGCTCGGATTTCGTTGCGGCGGTTCGCGCGCGCAGAAGCTTCGAGCCAGACGTCATTCACGCGCACTGGTGGTTTCCAAGCGGCGTGATTGGCAGCTGGCTCTCGAAAATGTCGCATCGTCCGCTCGTCACGACATTGCACGGGACTGACGTGCGTCTCGCGCGGACGGTGGCTATCAGCCGTCCGCTGTTCCGGCACGTCCTCCAGCATTCTTCCGCGGTAACGACTGTATCCAGGTGGCTCGGCGCGGAAGTCAAAGCAATGGTGCCGTCCGTTACGCCGGCAATCGCACCAATGCCGGCGGATACGGCGAGATACACTCCCGGCGGGCGGCGCGAGGATGCCCGCCTTCTTTTTATCGGTCGCTTCACGCCGCAAAAGGGTCTGGACCATCTGCTTCGCGCGCTGTCCCTCATGAAGCAACGAGCGATCCTCGACGTCGTCGGGAATGGCGGCGACAGTGCGCGGTATCGCGCTCTGGCGGACGAGCTTTCAGTCAGCGATCGCGTTGCGTGGCACGGACAGCTGAGGACCGATCAGCTCGCCGGGCTATATCGCGCGGCGACCGCACTCGTTGTCCCCTCGATCGATGAAGGACTGGGGCTAGTCGCGGTTGAGGCGCTTCTCTGCGAGACACCGGTTGTCGCATTTCAATCGGGCGGCCTGACTGACGTGATTCAGGACGGGCGCACCGGCGTGCTCGTGCCGCCGGGTGATTCAGCGGCGCTCGCATCGGCGCTCGATGACGTTATCGCCGAGCCGGAGCGGGCGCGCACGCTGGGTGCGGCGGGGAGGCTGTACGCGCTGTCGGCATTTGCGCCGGAATCGGCCGCCCAGCGCTACGCCGATATCTACAAGAAAGTAATTGACGACCAGCCGGCGTAA
- a CDS encoding polyprenol monophosphomannose synthase gives MPEKALVIVPTYNERDNVPQIVPEILSQDPSLDVLIVDDGSPDGTGAVADEMAAADPRVHVIHRQGKLGLGTAYIAGFKWALARDYAFIFEMDADFSHPPERIPDFLRAIQNADLVLGSRYLNGEVNVVNWPMSRLFLSYSANIYARGVTGLPVFDATGGFKCFRRVVLESINLDDVRSNGYAFQIEMSFRAWRKGFRIVEIPIVFFDRTKGSSKMSKKIVREAVWMVWRLRLWGLLRRV, from the coding sequence TTGCCTGAGAAAGCGCTCGTAATCGTTCCGACGTACAACGAGCGGGACAATGTCCCGCAAATTGTTCCGGAAATTCTCTCGCAGGATCCGTCGCTGGACGTTCTTATCGTCGACGACGGATCTCCCGACGGAACGGGTGCGGTAGCCGATGAAATGGCGGCGGCTGACCCGCGCGTTCATGTGATTCATCGGCAGGGAAAGCTCGGCCTCGGCACTGCGTATATCGCGGGCTTCAAGTGGGCGCTCGCGCGCGACTACGCTTTTATCTTCGAGATGGACGCTGACTTTTCGCATCCCCCCGAGCGCATTCCCGATTTCCTTCGCGCCATTCAGAATGCGGACCTCGTGCTTGGCTCGAGGTATCTGAACGGCGAAGTGAACGTCGTCAACTGGCCAATGAGCAGGCTGTTCCTCAGCTATTCCGCGAACATCTACGCGCGAGGAGTCACGGGCCTGCCTGTCTTCGACGCCACGGGTGGCTTCAAGTGCTTTCGCCGGGTTGTGCTGGAGTCGATCAATCTCGATGACGTCCGCTCGAACGGGTACGCGTTTCAGATCGAGATGAGCTTCCGCGCCTGGCGGAAGGGCTTTCGAATTGTCGAGATTCCGATTGTCTTCTTCGATCGCACGAAGGGCTCGAGCAAAATGTCGAAGAAAATCGTGAGAGAGGCAGTATGGATGGTCTGGCGGCTTCGATTGTGGGGCCTGCTGAGAAGGGTGTGA
- the dapF gene encoding diaminopimelate epimerase: MDGLAASIVGPAEKGVTSAGRSFYKMSGSGNDFVFFDIDAEPAGDLETPEAIQAICARGTGVGADGLVFFSRPQDDVVDIRYYNSDGSSGELCGNATLCSVRLAKILGSSADSFTIHTDAGDVDARLVDGLPEIDLEGVVDVTPDFSPIPPAGSEQRLGYAMVGVPHVVIEVPDVSAVDIVGRGREVRTHRSLAMGANVNFVARDTGDGKEWSIRTYERGVEGETLACGTGAVAAAVLLTAWGRASEPVGLVTKSGRTLSVRLRKVGAGWNPSLRGAADLVFTGRLEPVR; this comes from the coding sequence ATGGATGGTCTGGCGGCTTCGATTGTGGGGCCTGCTGAGAAGGGTGTGACGAGCGCCGGCAGGTCCTTCTATAAGATGAGTGGCTCGGGCAACGATTTCGTCTTTTTTGACATAGACGCCGAGCCGGCTGGTGATCTCGAGACGCCTGAGGCAATTCAGGCGATTTGCGCCAGGGGAACGGGCGTCGGCGCGGATGGCCTCGTATTCTTCAGCCGCCCGCAGGACGATGTGGTGGACATCCGCTACTACAACAGTGACGGCTCCAGCGGGGAGCTCTGCGGAAACGCCACGCTTTGCTCGGTGCGACTGGCGAAGATCCTCGGCAGCTCAGCGGACAGCTTCACGATCCACACCGATGCGGGGGACGTCGACGCGCGGCTTGTGGATGGTCTGCCTGAAATCGATCTCGAGGGTGTCGTTGACGTGACACCTGACTTCTCGCCAATTCCGCCCGCTGGCTCCGAGCAGAGACTGGGCTACGCCATGGTCGGCGTTCCTCACGTCGTTATCGAAGTACCCGACGTTTCGGCGGTCGACATTGTTGGGCGAGGCCGTGAGGTCCGTACCCACCGATCGCTGGCCATGGGCGCCAACGTAAATTTCGTGGCTCGTGACACCGGTGACGGAAAAGAGTGGTCGATTCGCACCTATGAGCGAGGCGTGGAGGGCGAGACCCTCGCGTGCGGGACCGGCGCTGTGGCCGCTGCCGTCCTGCTGACGGCTTGGGGAAGGGCTTCGGAGCCTGTAGGCTTGGTGACGAAATCCGGGCGGACCTTGTCGGTTCGGCTCAGGAAAGTTGGAGCTGGATGGAATCCCTCTTTGCGCGGTGCGGCCGATCTCGTCTTTACGGGCCGGCTGGAGCCCGTCCGCTAA
- a CDS encoding tetratricopeptide repeat protein — translation MMSDWLELHSKAVTGAVVAIAVLVGGFWFYTRSENLKGERAERAYYAAEQSMAAGNLPLAESDLRKMITRYDGTPAAKQAVLTLAQLEYDQGKYQEGITILKQAIPKLESSEEFAASGHVLLAAGYEQLRRFVEAAAEYQAAAKKARFDQDRQRYESLAANAYLLGGRKEDAKRIWSVLAADSKGTVAGEARVRLGEMLAAPATPVAAQQKG, via the coding sequence ATGATGTCCGACTGGTTGGAGCTCCACAGCAAAGCAGTAACCGGAGCAGTCGTTGCCATCGCCGTGCTCGTCGGAGGCTTCTGGTTTTACACCCGGTCTGAGAACCTCAAAGGGGAGCGAGCCGAGCGGGCATATTATGCGGCGGAACAGTCGATGGCCGCTGGAAACCTGCCGCTCGCGGAGTCTGACCTTAGGAAGATGATCACCCGGTACGACGGGACGCCGGCGGCGAAGCAGGCCGTCCTGACCCTTGCTCAGCTCGAGTACGATCAAGGCAAGTACCAGGAAGGCATCACAATTCTGAAGCAGGCCATCCCAAAGCTGGAATCATCCGAGGAGTTCGCTGCGTCCGGACACGTTTTGTTGGCGGCCGGTTACGAGCAGCTTCGCAGATTCGTCGAAGCTGCGGCCGAGTACCAGGCCGCGGCTAAGAAGGCGCGGTTTGACCAGGACCGGCAGCGCTACGAGTCGCTCGCGGCAAACGCATATCTGCTCGGCGGCCGGAAGGAGGATGCGAAGCGGATCTGGTCTGTGCTCGCGGCAGACTCGAAAGGCACGGTGGCGGGAGAGGCTCGCGTGCGGCTCGGCGAGATGCTGGCGGCCCCGGCGACGCCCGTGGCAGCGCAGCAGAAGGGCTAG
- a CDS encoding tyrosine-type recombinase/integrase: MPTLADSLAVAIDPVELARRAEIEPDRRQVELLRTNERQIIVNGTRQWGKSTVAGLLERRIKTLRRPFASAAKRAGVQQGFRQHDLRHRLVTLRADAGEPIQDVQYEAGHAQITTRMLYYKKTPVHRRRALVEKTTELRLASVSGA, from the coding sequence ATGCCGACCCTCGCTGACTCGCTCGCCGTTGCCATCGACCCCGTAGAACTGGCGCGGCGCGCCGAGATCGAGCCGGACCGGCGCCAAGTGGAGTTACTACGGACTAATGAGCGGCAAATCATCGTGAATGGCACCAGACAATGGGGCAAATCGACGGTTGCCGGATTGCTCGAGCGGCGCATAAAGACGCTTCGCCGTCCCTTTGCGAGTGCCGCAAAGCGGGCCGGGGTGCAGCAAGGATTCCGTCAGCATGACCTCCGCCACCGCCTGGTGACTCTCCGCGCTGATGCGGGCGAGCCGATTCAAGATGTTCAATACGAAGCCGGGCACGCGCAGATTACAACGAGGATGCTCTACTACAAAAAGACACCCGTGCACCGGCGGCGGGCGCTCGTCGAGAAAACGACGGAGCTGCGTCTGGCAAGCGTGAGCGGCGCGTAG
- a CDS encoding Abi-alpha family protein produces the protein MSPITPEGVGLAIAAYRLTPTAAKIFLRIVGPLADGIGHSIVPGFLIDRRRKLAERAIAGLQAARAEPVEVPPKILLPLLEHGGLEEDEMLAEKWAALLANAANGQTPGKVRPIYIQILSSLTPLDARVLEAIAAIGYNRPFRRLTPQLSQLTLIHERLNDPSLPQTEVEQGVDTLISFGLVERLPLDDDDGSSFADKNKKIQRFIARSGRPRTLDVHITVLGEKFLLACTMPEPPSDEVPA, from the coding sequence GTGAGCCCCATAACCCCCGAGGGCGTCGGATTAGCGATCGCGGCCTATCGTCTTACTCCGACGGCAGCAAAGATTTTCTTGCGAATTGTCGGCCCGCTCGCAGACGGAATAGGGCATTCAATCGTTCCCGGGTTTTTGATCGATCGCCGAAGGAAACTGGCGGAGCGTGCAATAGCAGGCCTTCAGGCCGCGCGGGCCGAACCCGTTGAAGTGCCGCCAAAGATTCTTCTCCCACTCCTCGAGCACGGTGGGCTGGAGGAGGACGAGATGCTCGCGGAGAAGTGGGCCGCGTTGCTGGCCAATGCAGCCAACGGACAGACGCCGGGGAAAGTGCGTCCGATCTATATTCAGATTCTCTCAAGCCTGACTCCGCTCGACGCACGAGTCCTTGAGGCCATTGCTGCGATCGGCTACAACCGCCCATTCAGACGCCTCACGCCGCAGCTTTCACAGCTGACGCTAATTCACGAGAGACTCAACGATCCAAGTCTGCCCCAGACCGAAGTCGAGCAGGGAGTTGATACGCTGATTTCATTCGGCCTGGTTGAACGACTTCCGCTTGACGACGACGACGGCTCCAGCTTCGCCGACAAAAACAAAAAGATTCAGCGATTCATTGCCCGGTCCGGCCGTCCGCGTACCCTGGACGTCCACATTACAGTGCTAGGTGAGAAGTTTCTACTTGCCTGCACAATGCCCGAACCACCTTCAGATGAGGTGCCAGCGTAA
- a CDS encoding DUF1353 domain-containing protein encodes MRFRVATLLLSFLSIEASAQPGWGKFEGALQTEWLSNGRDMKLLAAFAYVDQASMRWAAPTGSIVNGASIPQPFWSFIGGPFEGKYRNASVVHDVACDRRDKPWKDVHRMFYNASRLGGVGLVSGKVMYFAVYHWGPRWKRQRRQDELDSVTLVALLQEVQPPTRAVSSDADFLRGREFIRRHPDISLSRIEELTSAELLRTVPRVPPPLRIDLDRDVEPIPARASSGKDSLPPMFDSLAGDLAIFGVALDTDDRLVSSTAVTTLEAAQRPLGTRSDASRESAARHRRHGRYLM; translated from the coding sequence ATGCGCTTCCGTGTAGCAACACTGTTGCTCAGTTTCCTCAGCATCGAGGCATCCGCGCAACCCGGCTGGGGTAAGTTCGAAGGAGCGCTACAGACTGAATGGCTGTCGAACGGGCGAGATATGAAACTTCTTGCGGCGTTTGCGTACGTGGATCAGGCTAGTATGCGGTGGGCGGCGCCGACGGGTTCGATCGTAAATGGCGCCTCGATTCCCCAACCGTTTTGGTCATTCATCGGCGGGCCATTCGAAGGCAAGTATCGCAACGCCTCGGTGGTTCATGATGTCGCCTGTGATCGGCGTGACAAACCGTGGAAGGATGTTCATCGCATGTTCTACAATGCCTCCCGTTTGGGCGGCGTTGGGTTGGTCTCGGGAAAAGTCATGTACTTCGCGGTCTATCACTGGGGGCCGCGCTGGAAGCGACAACGCCGACAGGACGAACTGGATTCCGTAACGCTCGTGGCGCTCCTCCAGGAGGTGCAGCCGCCAACTCGAGCAGTTTCGTCAGATGCTGACTTTCTACGGGGCCGTGAGTTCATCAGGCGACATCCCGATATCTCACTCTCTCGGATTGAAGAGCTGACGAGCGCCGAATTGCTACGGACTGTCCCAAGAGTGCCTCCACCCCTTCGAATAGATCTCGATCGCGATGTCGAGCCGATTCCTGCGAGAGCCTCGAGCGGAAAGGATTCCCTGCCTCCAATGTTTGATTCGCTTGCGGGCGATCTCGCAATATTCGGCGTCGCGCTCGATACCGATGATCGCTTGGTTTCGAGTACGGCGGTGACGACGCTCGAAGCCGCACAACGCCCGTTAGGCACGCGTTCTGACGCTTCGCGCGAATCGGCCGCACGTCACAGACGTCATGGCCGCTACTTGATGTGA